One Micropterus dolomieu isolate WLL.071019.BEF.003 ecotype Adirondacks linkage group LG23, ASM2129224v1, whole genome shotgun sequence DNA window includes the following coding sequences:
- the lcp2a gene encoding lymphocyte cytosolic protein 2a, with protein MSSGAPYRSEVMGWSPQQLADYLKRMNLSGCDKAVLKNSINGARFVNLSENDLQKFPKLHAPMISKISTEISKKEEKRGLFGKKSTPKYHEPETTAEVQGWAEDEFDDEEFDDDYESPYSGDEEGSGGDYESPNDDCTNDYEPPPSEPPEDMAHKLCPTLPIGDSDYIDNHVSSRGPPPALCPRPPVSALSAPPSRMPGESSRRDHSPHPQRQTDKFPPPPPQVFREHKPGRDPGSNASPSRGPHRNTVDRPGGHSRRPQSDVPDPPTWSKPPVLPPSGRSNSVATRPPPSRSDGRRETHDDAPKHNTFPLQNKGLPPRPGLPGPSSRQTESLPPNVPSAGSLPHKLQTAIAEQRGSFVGSDRQSFRPPPSSAASTQDLDPRWYVGRVTRGQAEGCLKRVYKDGAYLVRDSTRQQPNQPFTLMVFYQDKVYNIQIRQQNQEFLLGTGLKVQESFSSVSGIISHYSQSPLLLIDAKNRSSSQQNQCLLSDPAGYYMTGQNWS; from the exons ATGAGTTCTGGAGCGCCTTACAGGTCAGAGGTGATGGGGTGGAGCCCACAGCAGCTGGCAGACTACCTGAAGAGG ATGAATCTATCCGGATGTGATAAAGCCGTCCTGAAGAACTCTATCAACGGTGCCAGATTTGTG AACCTGAGTGAGAACGACCTGCAGAAGTTCCCGAAGCTCCACGCTCC GATGATCTCCAAGATCAGCACAGAAATCAgcaagaaggaggagaaaagaggccTGTTTGGTAAAAA ATCAACACCTAAATATCACGAACCAG AGACCACTGCTGAAGTTCAGGGTTGGGCCGAAGACGAGTTT GACGATGAAGAGTTTGATGATGACTACGAGAGTCCGTACAGCGGTGATGAGGAGGGCAGCGGGGGGGACTACGAGTCCCCGAATGATGACTGCACCAACGATTACGAGCCTCCTCCTTCCGAACCTCCAGAGGACATGGCTCACAAGCTGTGTCCCACCCTGCCCATCGGAGACAGTGACTACATAG atAATCATGTGTCATCCAGAGGCCCGCCCCCTGCGTTGTGTCCCCGCCCCCCAGTCTCCGCCCTGTCTGCACCGCCCTCTCGGATG CCTGGAGAGTCCTCTAGAAGAGACCACTCGCCACACCCCCAAAGACAAACTGATAAAT tTCCTCCGCCACCGCCGCAGGTCTTCCGTGAACACAAACCGGGCAGAGATCCAGGATCCAACGCGTCCCCCAGCAGAG GACCTCATCGCAACACAGTGGACAGG CCGGGCGGACATTCTCGGAG GCCTCAGTCGGACGTACCTGATCCTCCCACCTGGTCCAAACCTCCTGTTCTTCCTCCGTCCGGCAGGAGCAACTCCGTAGCCACCAGACCTCCTCCCAGCAG GTCTGATGGGAGGAGAGAG ACACATGATGACG CTCCTAAACACAACACCTTCCCTCTCCAAAATAAAGGTCTGCCCCCACGCCCTGGACTCCCCGGACCCTCCTCACGCCAAACAGAGAG CCTGCCTCCCAACGTCCCCTCTGCAGGATCTCTGCCTCACAAACTGCAAACTG cgATCGCAGAGCAAAGAGGCAGCTTTGTTGGATCAGACAGGCAGTCATTTCGTCCTCCTCCATCCTCAGCAGCCAgtacacag GACCTGGACCCTCGCTGGTACGTGGGTAGAGTGACCAGAGGTCAGGCAGAGGGCTGTCTGAAACGAGTCTACAAG GACGGGGCCTACCTGGTGAGGGACAGCACCCGGCAGCAGCCCAATCAGCCCTTCACCCTGATGGTCTTCTACCAGGACAAGGTCTACAACATCCAGATCAGACAGCAGAACCAGGAGTTCCTGCTGGGAACTGGACTCAAAGTCCAGGAG tcttTCTCGTCAGTCAGCGGCATCATCTCCCATTACTCCCAGTCTCCTCTGCTCCTCATCGACGCCAAAAACCGCAGCTCCAGCCAGCAGAACCAGTGTCTGCTCTCCGATCCGGCGGGATACTACATGACTGGACAGAACTGGTCCTGA
- the zmat2 gene encoding zinc finger matrin-type protein 2 — protein MASGSGSSKNDFRRKWDKDEYETLAQKRLAEERDREKRDGKTAPPVKRDLLRHRDYKVDLESKLGKTIVITKTTPQAEMGGYYCNVCDCVVKDSINFLDHINGKKHQRNLGMSMRVERSSLDQVKKRFEVNKKKMEEKQKEYDFEERMKELREEEEKAKAYKKEKQKERKRRAEEDVDLEEEDEMAAVMGFSGFGSSKKSH, from the exons ATGGCGTCCGGCAGTGGG TCCAGTAAGAATGACTTCCGCCGGAAGTGGGACAAAGACGAGTATGAAACCCTCGCTCAGAAACGACTGGCGGAGGAGAGAGACCGAGAGAAGCGAGATG ggaaAACGGCTCCGCCCGTCAAGCGGGACCTCCTGCGGCACCGAGACTACAAGGTGGACCTGGAGTCCAAGCTGGGAAAGACCATCGTCATCACAAAGACCACTCCTCAGGCGGAGATGGGCGG gTACTACTGTAACGTCTGTGACTGTGTGGTGAAAGACTCCATCAACTTCCTGGACCACATCAACGGGAAGAAGC accAGAGGAACTTGGGAATGTCGATGCGGGTCGAGCGCTCGTCTCTGGATCAGGTGAAGAAGCGTTTCGAGGTGAACAAGAAGAAGATGGAGGAGAAGCAGAAGGAGTACGACTTCGAGGAGCGCATGAAGGAGCTGCGGGAGGAG GAGGAGAAGGCGAAGGCCTACaagaaggagaagcagaaggAGAGGAAGCGGCGCGCGGAGGAGGACGTGGacttggaggaggaggacgagatGGCGGCTGTGATGGGGTTCTCCGGCTTCGGCTCGTCTAAGAAGAGTCACTGA